In Bacteroidota bacterium, the genomic stretch GGAGCGCTTCGGCAATAATGATAGGGGCTATACTGCAGAACCGTTCTGTTTGTCCAATACCTTGGAGTATGCTTATTTCGAATGGTGCGTTTCGCGTCTGGCCGGAGCTTTGGGCAAAGACAGCGATAAGGCTAAATATGCCGCCCGTTCAATGGATTATAAAAACATTTTCGATTCCGAAAAAGGCTGGTTCCGCCCCAAGGATAAAGACGGCAACTGGCTTCCCTGGCCCGAAACCGGTCGTTTGGAACAATGGTATGGATGTATAGAATGTAATCCATACCAACAAGGCTGGTTTGTTCCTCATGATGTCCCTGGTATGGTCAAATTGATGGGTGGGAATGAGAAAGTAATCGCCGACCTTAATGATTTTATGGAGAAAACTCCAAATGATTTAATGTGGAACGATTATTACAATCATGCCAATGAACCGGTACATCATGTGACTTTTCTTTTCAACAGGCTTGGGGCACCTTGGTTAACCCAGAAATGGACCCGTCAGGTATGTTTACGAGGGTATCATAATACCGTGGAAGGATTGGTAGGGAACGAAGATGTAGGCCAAATGTCGGCCTGGTATGTGCTTGCTGCTGCCGGGATTCATCCTGTTTGTCCTGGGGATACCCGCTATGAAATTACCTCTCCGGTTTTTTCAAAGGTTGAGCTTAAGCTTGACCGGAAATATGTCAAAGGAAAGAACTTTGTGATTGTTGCTAAAAATAATTCACCAGAAAATATTTATATACAAAGCGCAAAGCTTAATGGTAAACCTTACGCCAAGTGTTATATAGATCATTCGGATGTTGCAGCTGGTGGTGAGTTGGAGTTACAAATGGGTGATAAACCAAATAAGAACTGGGGAAAATAATAGTAATACTTGTAGAAATGTATTGATTCTAAGAGCATGGCCTTCTCTATGAAGTGCCTGCTATAGAAATGTTTAAATTTTGTATTATGTGTAGAAATTTATTTTGTTTAATTGTGGTGTTGTTGGTTGTTCAATCAGCATTTTTGTTAAAGGCCGCAACGGTGGATACAACTTTAACCTACAGCGCTTCAATGAAAAAGAATATTAAGGCGGTTGTGGTAAAACCTGACTCCTATCAAAAAGGGACCCGGTATCCTGTACTTTATTTGTTACATGGTTACGGAGGTGATTATGCTGATTGGATAACCAAGGTGCCTGCAATAAAAGCCTATGCCGATCAATATCAATTCATGATAGTTTGTCCTGATGGTAATTTTTCAAGCTGGTATCTGGATAGCCCGATTGATCCTAAATCAAAATATGAAACCTATGTAGGAACCGAATTGGTGAACTGGATTGATAAACATTACAATACCATAGCCAGTTCGTCTGGAAGGGCTATTACGGGATTAAGTATGGGAGGTTATGGTGCGTTATATCTCGCGTTCCGTCATCAGAATGTTTTCGGAGCTGCCGGAAGTATGAGCGGAGGCGTCGATTTAAGACCGTTCCCTGGAAACTGGGATCTTCCCAAACGCATTGGAATGTATGCGCAGTACCCCGAAAACTGGGATCATT encodes the following:
- a CDS encoding alpha/beta hydrolase family protein; translated protein: MCRNLFCLIVVLLVVQSAFLLKAATVDTTLTYSASMKKNIKAVVVKPDSYQKGTRYPVLYLLHGYGGDYADWITKVPAIKAYADQYQFMIVCPDGNFSSWYLDSPIDPKSKYETYVGTELVNWIDKHYNTIASSSGRAITGLSMGGYGALYLAFRHQNVFGAAGSMSGGVDLRPFPGNWDLPKRIGMYAQYPENWDHYSVVNLTYLLTPGSLALIIDCGSEDFFFKVNEKLHQKLLINNIPHDFISRPGGHSWEYWANSIQYQMLFMNKYFNKARNSSNN
- a CDS encoding GH92 family glycosyl hydrolase, producing the protein YQKQVANASVMPGKKELEGKHLGFYTEFSTHVDEPVLMRVGISFVGIDGARNNLQTEIKGWDFDKIHDQTRLSWNKALSKVKVAGGTEEEKYVFYTSLYHTMIDPRIFEDVDGNYIGGDGKIHHPATFTKRTIFSGWDVFRSQMPLQTLINPALVNDMINSLVTLAGEKNKDYLERWEFLNSYSGCMIGNPAVSVITDAYFKGIRNFDIPKAYQLSVNSVERFGNNDRGYTAEPFCLSNTLEYAYFEWCVSRLAGALGKDSDKAKYAARSMDYKNIFDSEKGWFRPKDKDGNWLPWPETGRLEQWYGCIECNPYQQGWFVPHDVPGMVKLMGGNEKVIADLNDFMEKTPNDLMWNDYYNHANEPVHHVTFLFNRLGAPWLTQKWTRQVCLRGYHNTVEGLVGNEDVGQMSAWYVLAAAGIHPVCPGDTRYEITSPVFSKVELKLDRKYVKGKNFVIVAKNNSPENIYIQSAKLNGKPYAKCYIDHSDVAAGGELELQMGDKPNKNWGK